A window from Phalacrocorax carbo chromosome 29, bPhaCar2.1, whole genome shotgun sequence encodes these proteins:
- the LOC135318366 gene encoding uncharacterized protein LOC135318366, with translation PAPLPRCHGNAPPAALRLGRRERRCQGGGAGAGRGRGRRRDVRRAAISGGRGEGRRRAAATWRAATRRARRRRPGCGRGCPPPPRVALVCGSGLGALAQELRDPRTFPYAEIPHFPRSTVQGHAGQLVVGHLGDAPCAVLQGRFHLYEGYSPAQVVVPVRTLALAGAHTLVLTNAAGSLRPALGPGHLLVIRDHIDLPGLAGRSPLAGPNDDRFGPRFPAMAGAYDAGLRRLALALAPPELHARPGVYCGVGGPSYETGAECRLLRRLGADAVGMSTVAEAAAARHCGLRVLGLSLITNAAPGDDEDEDEEGEGQRGRGGRGGRPPPGTRRCWRPPRPGRGTCGPSWRPWPRAWPAPSPRTPRARLGHAWGTPGARRGGGARGGASRGGVSRGRGVSVPPTSPLCPAPVLHRSRVHPVSIPCRSRVDPVCPSHAGPMLIPCQSHVNRMSIAC, from the exons cccgctccaCTTCCGCGTTGCCACGGCAACGCGCCGCCGGCCGCGCTGCGATTGGGCCGCCGGGAGCGGCGGTGTcaggggggcggggcgggggcggggcggggccgggggcggcgccGTGACGTCAGGCGCGCGGCCATaagcggcgggcggggggaggggcggcgcaGAGCGGCGGCGACATGGAGGGcag CTACGAGGCGTGCGCGGAGGCGGCGGCCTGGCTGCGGGCGCGGgtgccctccccccccccgcgtcGCCCTGGTCTGTGGGtcggggctgggggcgctggcCCAGGAGCTGCGGGACCCCCGCACCTTCCCCTACGCCGAGATCCCCCACTTCCCCCGCAGCACCG TGCAGGGCCACGCGGGGCAGCTGGTTGTGGGGCACCTGGGCGACGCCCCCTGCGCCGTCCTGCAGGGCCGCTTCCACCTCTACGAGGGCTACAGCCCCGCCCAG GTGGTGGTGCCGGTGCGGACGCTGGCGCTGGCGGGCGCCCACACGCTGGTGCTGACCAACGCCGCCGGCAGCCTCCGGCCCGCGCTGGGGCCCGGCCACCTCCTCGTCATCCGTGACCACATCGACCTGCCCGGCCTGGCCGGCCGCAGCCCCCTCGCCGGGCCCAACGACGACAG gTTCGGGCCCCGCTTCCCGGCCATGGCGGGCGCCTACGACGCGGGGCTGCGCcgcctggccctggccctggcccccCCCGAGCTCCACGCCCGCCCCGGCGTCTACTGTGGCGTCGGCGGGCCCAGCTACGAGACGGGGGCCGAGTGCCGCCTCCTGCGGCGCCTGGGGGCTGACGCCGTCG gCATGAGCACGgtggcggaggcggcggcggcgcgtcACTGCGGGCTGCGCGTGCTGGGGCTGTCGCTCATCACCAACGCGGCGCCGGGGGACGACGAGGACGAggacgaggagggggaggggcagagggggaggggggggaggggcgggcgcCCCCCCCCGGGCACGAGGAGGTGCTGGCGGCCGCCCAGGCCGGGGCGCGGCACCTGCGGACCCTCCTGGCGGCCCTGGCCCCGCGCCTGGCCCGCCCCGAGCCCCCGCACGCCTAGGGCACGCCTGGGGCACGCCTGGGGCACGCCTGGGGCACGCcgagggggcggggcgcggggcggggcctcgCGGGGCGGGGTCTCGCGGGGGCGGGGCGTCTCGGTCCCGCCTACGTCCCCTCTCTGTCCCGCGCCGGTCCTGCATCGATCGCGTGTCCATCCCGTGTCCATCCCGTGTCGATCCCGTGTCGATCCCGTGTGTCCATCCCACGCTGGTCCCATGTTGATCCCGTGTCAATCACATGTCAATCGCATGTCAATCGCATGTTGA
- the LOC135318364 gene encoding purine nucleoside phosphorylase-like produces MEGSYEACAEAAAWLRARVPSPPRVALVCGSGLGALAQELRDPRTFPYAEIPHFPRSTVQGHAGQLVVGHLGDAPCAVLQGRFHLYEGYSPAQVVVPVRTLALAGAHTLVLTNAAGSLRPALGPGHLLVIRDHIDLPGLAGRSPLAGPNDDRFGPRFPAMAGAYDAGLRRLALALAPPELHARPGVYCGVGGPSYETGAECRLLRRLGADAVGMSTVAEAAAARHCGLRVLGLSLITNAAPGDDEDEDEEGEGQGEGGEGRAPPPGHEEVLAAAQAGARHLRTLLAALAPRLARPEPPHA; encoded by the exons ATGGAGGGcag CTACGAGGCGTGCGCGGAGGCGGCGGCCTGGCTGCGGGCGCGGgtgccctcccccccccgcgtCGCCCTGGTCTGTGGGtcggggctgggggcgctggcCCAGGAGCTGCGGGACCCCCGCACCTTCCCCTACGCCGAGATCCCCCACTTCCCCCGCAGCACCG TGCAGGGCCACGCGGGGCAGCTGGTTGTGGGGCACCTGGGCGACGCCCCCTGCGCCGTCCTGCAGGGCCGCTTCCACCTCTACGAGGGCTACAGCCCCGCCCAG GTGGTGGTGCCGGTGCGGACGCTGGCGCTGGCGGGCGCCCACACGCTGGTGCTGACCAACGCCGCCGGCAGCCTCCGGCCCGCGCTGGGGCCCGGCCACCTCCTCGTCATCCGTGACCACATCGACCTGCCCGGCCTGGCCGGCCGCAGCCCCCTCGCCGGGCCCAACGACGACAG gTTCGGGCCCCGCTTCCCGGCCATGGCGGGCGCCTACGACGCGGGGCTGCGCcgcctggccctggccctggcccccCCCGAGCTCCACGCCCGCCCCGGCGTCTACTGTGGCGTCGGCGGGCCCAGCTACGAGACGGGGGCCGAGTGCCGCCTCCTGCGGCGCCTGGGGGCTGACGCCGTCG gCATGAGCACGgtggcggaggcggcggcggcgcgtcACTGCGGGCTGCGCGTGCTGGGGCTGTCGCTCATCACCAACGCGGCGCCGGGGGACGACGAGGACGAggacgaggagggggaggggcagggggaggggggggaggggcgggcgcCCCCCCCCGGGCACGAGGAGGTGCTGGCGGCCGCCCAGGCCGGGGCGCGGCACCTGCGGACCCTCCTGGCGGCCCTGGCCCCGCGCCTGGCCCGCCCCGAGCCCCCGCACGCCTAG